Below is a window of Candidatus Wallbacteria bacterium DNA.
CATAGACTCCACAAACCCTTTTCAGATCGAGAAAATTAGCACAGATCCATCCACCTGGATTTTTTCAGGCAATGAGCAAAAAATAGCAGCTGAACTGAAAAAGCAGCTCAAAAAATCCGGATTCACTACTTCTGATCAGGCAGTGCACAGGTGCCCGGATGGGAAAATCTGCCGGAATCTGCTTGCAGAAAAGGGGAAGGGGAAATGGAAAAAGTCCCTGCTTTTCTATGGCCACATGGATACTGTGACTGCCAAACCCTGGCTTTCGCTCTCTGAAGCCTTGACTCCTGAACGAACTGAACTTTCTGATGCAGGGACTCTGCGTGAAGTCATAGTCGGCCTGGGAGCCAATGACATGAAAGCAGGGCTCGCTGTAATGGCAACTGCTTTTTCCGGGTTAGACCCGGATTTCAAAATCAAACTGGCTTTCGGCTGCGACGAGGAATTTTACTCGCTGGGCGCTAATGTTCTGGCAGGATCTGATTTTATGGCAGATGTGGCTGCGATAGTGGTGCCTGAAATGGGAGACGGACCCAATCCATCCTGCGGGGTCCGGACTATCGGGCTTGGCAGACTGGGCCGTTGCGAATACGTGATCAGAGTGCCTGGAACAGGCGGGCACGGGTCGGAATCCAGGAATCCCGCCTTTGTGAATCCTGCCTCTGAATGCGCTAAAATCATCCTGGAACTGGAAAAAATCCGGCTGGATTTCATTGACCGCTTCAGATTCGTGCCTGAATCTGTGCAGAAGGCACCGCTTGTCAATCAGATAGAAGGCAGCTTTTTCGTAAATAAAGTCGAGATCGGAGACGGAAATCTCTCAATCCCTGCAAGCGGTGAAATTACTGTAGACTGGACTTTTACACCCGGTTTCAGCATCGAAAGGGCTGAGCAATTGCTTCAATCCCTGATCGCTGAAATGTATAAAACCAAGAATCTTGCGAAAACGATAGTCTCAGGAAAATTTCTGCCAGTGACTGTTTCGCGCAAACTGCGGCCGACTCTACACAGCGATGCTTATCTTACTCCACATGACCATCCTTTTGTAAAATTCGTGATCAGTCAGCTGAAATCCGGAGCAGGATTCACTGGTTTCAACATGGGGTATTCAGTAGCTGATGAAAACGTTTTCAAGCGTCTGCACCCTGAGATACCTGTCCTGGTACTGGGACCGATCGGTGATTTTTCGCACAGGGCAGGGGAGTGGGTCGATCTGAAAAGCGTAGAGGAACTCTCTGACGCCTATCAGAGGATCGTGGAAAAATTTCCGGAATATCTTAGAGAAATAGAATCATAGTTTTTTTACTTGAAAATCAGTCTGAGCGGGCAGCCTGCAAACGGATACAATTCCCTGATTATGCGTTCGAAATAACGCCTGGCATTGACAGGCATTTTTTCCACCAGATTCGTGCCTATGTCGAAAGTCGGGCATCTCCAGGGAGACTGCTTCACTGTTTTCACGATCAGGCCCTTGCCCTTGATGCTAAGATCCTGCACTATGAGGGCGCGCCGGATTTCCTCTTTCAGTTCAGAGGGATCGATAAAATGCTGTTTAGCTTCCTGGACTTCCAGCACAGTGTCCATCAGCTTGTTGACTCTCTGCCCGTCAAGAGCTGAGATCGTGACAACCGGAACAAAAGCATAGAATTTCAGCCTGCGCTCGATTTCTTCGAGCTTTTTCTTGTAAGTATTCTCCTTGTCTTTAACCAGGTCCCACTTGTTCAGAGCTATCACCAGGCATTTGAAGTTGTCTTTCAGATATCCGGCCAGAGTCTGCTCGTGATGGCTGACTTCGGATTCGGCATCCAGCACCAGGACCACAACATCCGCCCTGTCGATGGCATGATGAGCCCTGTTCACGCTGTAGAATTCCACGTTCTCATGCACCTTGGACCTGCGTCTGATGCCTGCAGTGTCGATCAGCAGTATCTCTTTTTTCCGGTATTTGACAGGAGTGTCGATGGCATCCCGGGTTGTCCCCGGCTCAGCGTGGACAATGGAGCGATTCCTGCCGATGATGCGGTTGCAGAGCGAGGATTTGCCGACATTGGGAATTCCGCAGATTGCGACCTTGATCTGCTCGACCTCTGCAGGGTGTTCCATTTTTGAGAGCGCGAGCTTTTCCAGGATCAGTTCGAACAATTCGGTCACATTCCTGCCGTGCACTGCAGAGAGGTGCACGCAGTCCCTGATGCCGAGCTGTTGATAGTCATACCGGACTTCCTTCTGCTCAGGCGTATCAATCTTATTCACAACCAGGATCACATCTTTCTTCAATTTCCTGAGCTTGCGGCTGACTTCCAGATCGTCGGTCGTCACGCCGATCTGGCCGTCGATCACCAGTACCACCAGATCCGCCTCTTCCAGCATCTGCTGGCTTTTCTCAGTCACCAGCCTGTCTATTTCCCGGTGCGGGACGAAATCCCAGCCGCCAGTGTCTTCCAGGATGAAGCGCACTCCTTCCCATTCCAGTTCCTGTTCGATGAAATCCCGGGTGATGCGGGGCTGGTCTTCGACAATGGCGATCCGCTTTTTTGACAGTCTATTGAAGAGCGTGGATTTGCCGACATTGGTCCGGCCGATCAGGGCGACTTTTTTCAACATGAGCTTTCCTCCGCATTATCCGGACGCTTCCGGCAGCCCCGACGTTCAGCTCTGGCATGAACCATGCAACGTCAGAGGGCGCCGTTAGAATACCATGATCTGCAGTAATCCTCAAGTACCGTTATTTATACCGGGTCTATACATTTGACAAATTCGGGGGAAAGGGATGGTTCTGAAACTCAACAGCTGCTTCTGCTGTCATAATAAAACACGGTTTCCGTAGCAGGGCCTGGGTTGCTTTTGCATTGAAGCGGGATGAGAAATCTTGTTATCCAGTATAAAGTTCAATCTCAACTCTAATAAATAGTTCTACCGCTGTTGCCGTCAACTTAATATTGACAGTTCACTGTCAAAATAAAAAAAGTATTTTGACAGTGATCAATTTCGGCATGAAGCCTTTTAAGTCCAAAGGCCCTGTCAGAAAAAAATCGCAGCCGCAGATCTAGCTGAACCTCAAAGCATCAGCAAGGTTCACGACCTTGCCGTTACACTCCAATTGTGCTGTATTTTACTTTTCTGAAAAGGAGTGGCAGGCCTTCAGCTTTGACAATGGCCTGAATTTCAAGTAAATTGAAGATCGGAGGGGAAATGCAGACAATAACTCTTAAAATCGACGACTCGATCTACGAAAATCTGCTCTGGCTCTTGAACCAGTTTCCCAAGAAGAAGATCAGGATTATCGAAAAGCCGCTTTACACCGCAGACGACGAAAAAGCATACAAAAAGGCTGTCAGGGAATTGGAGCAGGGCGAGGCATTAAGCCTGAACGAGTTGAAAAAAGAACTTCAGGATGTATAGTCTCAAGTTCTCGAAGAATGTTCTAAAGTTCCTCAAGGAAAAAGATCGCAAAATCCAGTCGAGAATTCTCGCCATATTCGAGAAATTCTCACATGATCCTTATGATGAAACCCTTGACGTGAAGCCCATGAGAGGAAAGCACAACCATTTCAGGCTCCGGGTAGGAGGATTCAGAATTCTGTTTGAATTCCGGAAAAGCGAGAATCTTTTTTATTTCTACAAAGCCGATTCCAGAGGCGATGTGTACAAATAATCGGTGGAGAAAAAGTGTCAGGCCTTGAAAATCAGCGTTAATGGATTACGGGGACGATGCTTATTTTCTTTTTTTCCCGAAAAGGAGCGGCGGGCCTGGAGATGAAGATGAGAAATGCGGCGTTTGTGAAGGCGCTGAATGAATAAGGCGCACCTGGATCTTCAGCAGAATGATGAAAAGACCAGTGATAAAAAAAGGCATTAAACTTATTGTCATTCCAGTCCTGGCTTTGGTTATAGCCTTCTATGCCTCTATTTACTGGTATTCCTATGGCAAAGAAACCAACAAAGAGATTTGGGAGAAAAACTCGGGAATACCGAATTGTGGTCAATGGAAAACCGACGAATTTGATCTGTACGGTTCTGTGCGGATTTTCGAAAGATTGCCCTCAGATTTCAACCTTTTTAATGCCCTGGCTTTTAAGGAAGCTTTAAAAGATTATTTAGATTACATTAAAAAATCCGGATTTTATGGAAAATTCAGCGACGGCTTATACAATTCTCCCGACTGCTATTTTTACAATAATCTTCCATTCGGGAGATATTACTTTTTTTCCTTTGTCACACCCGGTGTGTATGATGAAAAATCCCTCCAGGCGGCCATCTCAGATTGGCGGATCAGTCCATGCTTCAGCTACCCGGGAAGGAAAAAAGCGATCAAGCTGATCAGAGATAAAATCAACATTGAAGAAAGAGACAGATTTATGAGTCGCACACCGCTGATGAAAGCGGTAATGTTCGGACAGACCGATCTGATCAAGATGCTGATCGAAGCAGGAGCGAATGTGAATGCTACGGATGCCAGTAAAAGGTCCGCACTGTATTACGCCTGCAATCACAGTTATTCTCCGATATTTAAACCGGACGTTCAATCGCAGGAAGTGGTTGTTACCGCGTTCCGTGCTGCGGCAGACGTGACAAGCACGGAAGTGA
It encodes the following:
- a CDS encoding M20/M25/M40 family metallo-hydrolase; this encodes MKNHPAVNLLRKLISIDSTNPFQIEKISTDPSTWIFSGNEQKIAAELKKQLKKSGFTTSDQAVHRCPDGKICRNLLAEKGKGKWKKSLLFYGHMDTVTAKPWLSLSEALTPERTELSDAGTLREVIVGLGANDMKAGLAVMATAFSGLDPDFKIKLAFGCDEEFYSLGANVLAGSDFMADVAAIVVPEMGDGPNPSCGVRTIGLGRLGRCEYVIRVPGTGGHGSESRNPAFVNPASECAKIILELEKIRLDFIDRFRFVPESVQKAPLVNQIEGSFFVNKVEIGDGNLSIPASGEITVDWTFTPGFSIERAEQLLQSLIAEMYKTKNLAKTIVSGKFLPVTVSRKLRPTLHSDAYLTPHDHPFVKFVISQLKSGAGFTGFNMGYSVADENVFKRLHPEIPVLVLGPIGDFSHRAGEWVDLKSVEELSDAYQRIVEKFPEYLREIES
- the der gene encoding ribosome biogenesis GTPase Der; its protein translation is MLKKVALIGRTNVGKSTLFNRLSKKRIAIVEDQPRITRDFIEQELEWEGVRFILEDTGGWDFVPHREIDRLVTEKSQQMLEEADLVVLVIDGQIGVTTDDLEVSRKLRKLKKDVILVVNKIDTPEQKEVRYDYQQLGIRDCVHLSAVHGRNVTELFELILEKLALSKMEHPAEVEQIKVAICGIPNVGKSSLCNRIIGRNRSIVHAEPGTTRDAIDTPVKYRKKEILLIDTAGIRRRSKVHENVEFYSVNRAHHAIDRADVVVLVLDAESEVSHHEQTLAGYLKDNFKCLVIALNKWDLVKDKENTYKKKLEEIERRLKFYAFVPVVTISALDGQRVNKLMDTVLEVQEAKQHFIDPSELKEEIRRALIVQDLSIKGKGLIVKTVKQSPWRCPTFDIGTNLVEKMPVNARRYFERIIRELYPFAGCPLRLIFK
- a CDS encoding type II toxin-antitoxin system RelE/ParE family toxin, which gives rise to MYSLKFSKNVLKFLKEKDRKIQSRILAIFEKFSHDPYDETLDVKPMRGKHNHFRLRVGGFRILFEFRKSENLFYFYKADSRGDVYK
- a CDS encoding ankyrin repeat domain-containing protein, whose translation is MMKRPVIKKGIKLIVIPVLALVIAFYASIYWYSYGKETNKEIWEKNSGIPNCGQWKTDEFDLYGSVRIFERLPSDFNLFNALAFKEALKDYLDYIKKSGFYGKFSDGLYNSPDCYFYNNLPFGRYYFFSFVTPGVYDEKSLQAAISDWRISPCFSYPGRKKAIKLIRDKINIEERDRFMSRTPLMKAVMFGQTDLIKMLIEAGANVNATDASKRSALYYACNHSYSPIFKPDVQSQEVVVTAFRAAADVTSTEVKLLLDSGADPCLPDENGVTPFLAAIESRNLGTACQVAGITDVLKKKTVEEHFSYFFPRQDEEKVNPRLISGYFESSTIETRLKEKLARHVNPGK